From Gemmatimonadaceae bacterium, the proteins below share one genomic window:
- a CDS encoding winged helix-turn-helix transcriptional regulator, whose product MVARSELSSADLDRLFRALADATRRDIVSRVLGGEPASVSELAERYDMSFAAVQKHVAVLEEAGLVSKEPRGRERMVRGNPDQLARARELLLKLEQLWISRFSQLDAILAEPRPSKRKD is encoded by the coding sequence ATGGTTGCACGTTCTGAACTCTCCAGCGCCGACCTCGATCGGCTCTTCCGCGCCCTGGCTGACGCCACCAGGCGCGACATCGTCTCGCGCGTGCTCGGCGGCGAGCCGGCGTCGGTCTCCGAGCTCGCTGAGCGCTACGACATGAGCTTCGCCGCCGTGCAGAAGCACGTCGCGGTGCTCGAGGAGGCTGGCCTCGTGAGCAAGGAACCCCGAGGCCGCGAGCGGATGGTGCGCGGCAACCCCGACCAGCTCGCGCGGGCTCGCGAACTGTTGCTCAAGCTCGAACAGCTCTGGATCTCCCGCTTCAGCCAACTCGACGCGATTCTCGCCGAACCCCGACCCTCGAAGAGGAAGGACTAG
- a CDS encoding SRPBCC domain-containing protein, protein MPITSLVSNAKELTLTIVAEYAVPVERLWDAYSDPRQLERFWGPETWPATFTRHDMRVGGESHYYMTGPDGTKSAGYFKFLAIEPLKRMEMQDGFTGPDGQPNDGMPSMRMVFAFESTKSGSKFTSTTYFPSVEAMDELVKMGMIEGTKSAMGQIDAVLADLKSFASDRTTEAQLLSDTQVRVSRVIRGSVEQVWRAHHEEKLMQRWLLGPDGWTMPVCSIANKVGDAYRYEWESADKAQRFGFEGELLESAAPVRAVTSERMIGVPGPQTTNEMTLVAVQGGTLLSIVITYPSKELRDQILGTGMTTGMEASYARLEQQVLASA, encoded by the coding sequence ATGCCGATCACCTCGCTCGTCTCGAACGCCAAGGAGCTCACGCTGACCATCGTGGCCGAGTATGCCGTGCCGGTGGAGCGTCTGTGGGACGCCTACTCCGACCCGCGGCAGCTGGAGCGCTTCTGGGGTCCGGAAACTTGGCCGGCGACCTTCACGCGCCACGACATGCGCGTCGGCGGTGAGTCGCACTACTACATGACGGGCCCCGACGGCACGAAGTCGGCCGGCTACTTCAAGTTCCTCGCCATCGAGCCGCTCAAGCGGATGGAGATGCAGGACGGCTTCACGGGCCCCGACGGCCAACCGAACGACGGCATGCCGTCGATGCGCATGGTCTTCGCCTTCGAGTCCACCAAGAGCGGGTCGAAGTTCACCAGCACCACGTACTTCCCCAGCGTCGAGGCAATGGACGAGCTGGTGAAGATGGGCATGATCGAGGGCACCAAGTCGGCGATGGGCCAGATCGACGCGGTGCTGGCCGACCTCAAGTCCTTTGCATCGGACCGCACGACGGAGGCGCAGCTGTTGAGCGACACGCAGGTGCGCGTGAGCCGCGTGATTCGCGGCAGCGTGGAGCAGGTGTGGCGCGCGCATCACGAGGAGAAGTTGATGCAGCGCTGGTTGCTCGGACCGGACGGCTGGACGATGCCCGTGTGCTCGATCGCCAACAAGGTTGGCGACGCCTACCGCTACGAGTGGGAGTCCGCCGACAAGGCGCAGCGCTTTGGATTCGAGGGCGAACTGCTCGAGAGCGCCGCGCCGGTGCGTGCCGTGACCTCGGAGCGGATGATTGGGGTGCCGGGTCCGCAGACCACCAACGAGATGACCTTGGTGGCAGTGCAGGGCGGGACGCTGCTGAGCATTGTCATCACGTATCCGAGCAAGGAGCTGCGCGATCAGATCCTTGGTACGGGAATGACCACCGGTATGGAGGCGAGCTACGCGCGCTTGGAGCAGCAGGTGCTTGCGTCCGCCTAG
- a CDS encoding uracil-DNA glycosylase family protein translates to MDPRARILIVGQAPGRRVHETGIPFNDPSGDRLREWLGVTRATFYDASQIALVPMGFCFPGTGRAGDLPPRPECAPAWREELLGHLGAVQLTVVLGAYAVAYHLPGAKRSVTDVVRDWESRWPALVPLPHPSPRNRRWVTNNPWFEAELLPRLRGRVRDVLGPTQPTAERRRATS, encoded by the coding sequence GTGGATCCTCGTGCGCGCATCCTGATCGTCGGACAGGCGCCGGGGCGGCGGGTGCACGAAACAGGAATCCCTTTCAACGATCCCAGCGGCGACCGGTTGCGCGAGTGGCTGGGGGTCACGCGGGCAACGTTCTACGATGCCTCGCAGATTGCCCTGGTGCCGATGGGATTCTGCTTCCCTGGGACTGGACGCGCCGGCGACCTACCGCCGCGTCCGGAATGCGCACCCGCTTGGCGCGAGGAGCTGCTGGGACATCTCGGCGCCGTACAGCTCACCGTCGTGCTCGGCGCCTACGCGGTGGCCTATCACCTTCCGGGTGCCAAGCGCTCCGTGACGGATGTGGTGCGCGATTGGGAGAGCCGGTGGCCTGCTCTCGTGCCGCTGCCGCATCCGAGCCCGCGCAACCGCCGCTGGGTCACGAACAATCCCTGGTTCGAGGCGGAGTTGCTGCCGCGGCTGCGCGGGCGAGTGCGAGATGTCCTCGGCCCGACGCAGCCGACAGCGGAGCGGCGGCGCGCGACGTCCTAG